One window of Theropithecus gelada isolate Dixy chromosome 4, Tgel_1.0, whole genome shotgun sequence genomic DNA carries:
- the SMPD2 gene encoding sphingomyelin phosphodiesterase 2 isoform X2 has protein sequence MKPNFSLRLRIFNLNCWGIPYLSKHRADRMRRLGDFLNQESFDLALLEEVWSEQDFQYLRQKLSPTYPAAHHFRSGIIGSGLCVFSKHPIQELTQHVYTLNGYPYMIHHGDWFSGKAVGLLVLHLSGMVLNAYVTHLHAEYNRQKDIYLAHRVAQAWELAQFIQCVSLGLNGEVGWDPGAGGEQGPSHGEELVREELPPHQRGSPSHTSKKADVVLLCGDLNMHPEDLGCCLLKEWTGLRDAYLETRDFKGSEEGNTMVPKNCYVSQQELKPFPFGVRIDYMLYKAVSGFYISCKSLETTTGNDPYSGTPLSDHEALMATLFVRHSPPQQSPHSTHRPAERSPLMSVLKEAWTELGLGMAQARWWAAFASYVIGLGLLLLALLCVLAAGGGAREAAILLWTPSVGLVLWAGAFYLFHVQEVNGLYRAHAELQHVLGRAREAQDLGPEPQPALLLGQQEGDRTKEQ, from the exons ATGAAGCCCAACTTCTCCCTGCGACTGCGGATTTTCAACCTCAACTGCTG GGGCATTCCCTACTTAAGCAAGCACCGGGCCGACCGCATGAGGCGCCTGGGCGACTTTCTGAACCAGGAGAGCTTCGACCTGGCTTTGCTGGAGGAG GTGTGGAGTGAGCAGGACTTCCAGTACCTGAGACAGAAGCTGTCACCCACCTACCCGGCTGCACACCACTTCCGGAG CGGAATCATTGGCAGTGGCCTCTGTGTCTTCTCCAAACACCCAATCCAGGAGCTCACCCAGCACGTCTACACCCTCAATGGCTACCCCTACATG ATCCATCATGGTGACTGGTTCAGTGGGAAGGCTGTGGGGCTGCTGGTGCTCCATCTAAGCGGCATGGTGCTCAACGCCTATGTGACCCAT CTCCATGCCGAATACAATCGACAGAAGGACATCTACCTAGCACATCGCGTGGCCCAAGCTTGGGAACTGGCCCAGTTCATCCAGTGTGTGAGCCTGGGTTTGAACGGGGAAGTGGGATGGgacccaggggctgggggtgaaCAAGGCCCCAGTCATGGGGAAGAGCTGGTGAGGGAAGAACTCCCGCCTCACCAACGTGGTTCCCCCAGCCACACATCCAAGAAGGCAGATGTAGTTCTGTTGTGTGGAGACCTCAACATGCACCCGGAAGACCTGGGCTGCTGCCTGCTGAAGGAGTGGACAGGGCTCCGTGATGCCTACCTTGAAACGCGGGACTTCAAG GGCTCTGAAGAAGGCAACACCATGGTACCCAAGAACTGCTACGTCAGCCAGCAGGAGCTGAAGCCGTTTCCCTTTGGTGTCCGCATTGACTACATGCTTTACAAG GCAGTTTCCGGGTTTTACATCTCCTGTAAGAGTCTTGAAACCACTACAGGCAACGACCCTTACAGCGGCACCCCCCTCTCTGATCACGAAGCCCTGATGGCTACTCTGTTTGTGAGGCACAGCCCCCCACAGCAGAGCCCCCACTCTACCCACA GACCAGCAGAGAGGTCGCCGTTGATGAGTGTGCTCAAGGAGGCCTGGACGGAGCTGGGTCTGGGCATGGCTCAGGCTCGCTGGTGGGCTGCCTTCGCTAGCTATGTGATTGGCCTGGGGCTGCTTCTCCTGGCACTGCTGTGTGTCCTGGCggctggaggaggggccaggGAAGCTGCCATACTGCTCTGGACCCCCAGCGTAGGGCTGGTGCTGTGGGCAGGTGCGTTCTACCTCTTCCACGTGCAGGAGGTCAATGGCTTGTATAGGGCCCACGCAGAGCTCCAGCATGTGCTAGGAAGGGCAAGGGAGGCCCAGGACCTGGGCCCAGAGCCTCAGCCAGCCCTACTCCTGGGGCAGCAGGAGGGGGACAGAACTAAAGAACAATAA
- the SMPD2 gene encoding sphingomyelin phosphodiesterase 2 isoform X4, translating into MKPNFSLRLRIFNLNCWGIPYLSKHRADRMRRLGDFLNQESFDLALLEEVWSEQDFQYLRQKLSPTYPAAHHFRSGIIGSGLCVFSKHPIQELTQHVYTLNGYPYMIHHGDWFSGKAVGLLVLHLSGMVLNAYVTHLHAEYNRQKDIYLAHRVAQAWELAQFIHHTSKKADVVLLCGDLNMHPEDLGCCLLKEWTGLRDAYLETRDFKGSEEGNTMVPKNCYVSQQELKPFPFGVRIDYMLYKAVSGFYISCKSLETTTGNDPYSGTPLSDHEALMATLFVRHSPPQQSPHSTHRPAERSPLMSVLKEAWTELGLGMAQARWWAAFASYVIGLGLLLLALLCVLAAGGGAREAAILLWTPSVGLVLWAGAFYLFHVQEVNGLYRAHAELQHVLGRAREAQDLGPEPQPALLLGQQEGDRTKEQ; encoded by the exons ATGAAGCCCAACTTCTCCCTGCGACTGCGGATTTTCAACCTCAACTGCTG GGGCATTCCCTACTTAAGCAAGCACCGGGCCGACCGCATGAGGCGCCTGGGCGACTTTCTGAACCAGGAGAGCTTCGACCTGGCTTTGCTGGAGGAG GTGTGGAGTGAGCAGGACTTCCAGTACCTGAGACAGAAGCTGTCACCCACCTACCCGGCTGCACACCACTTCCGGAG CGGAATCATTGGCAGTGGCCTCTGTGTCTTCTCCAAACACCCAATCCAGGAGCTCACCCAGCACGTCTACACCCTCAATGGCTACCCCTACATG ATCCATCATGGTGACTGGTTCAGTGGGAAGGCTGTGGGGCTGCTGGTGCTCCATCTAAGCGGCATGGTGCTCAACGCCTATGTGACCCAT CTCCATGCCGAATACAATCGACAGAAGGACATCTACCTAGCACATCGCGTGGCCCAAGCTTGGGAACTGGCCCAGTTCATCCA CCACACATCCAAGAAGGCAGATGTAGTTCTGTTGTGTGGAGACCTCAACATGCACCCGGAAGACCTGGGCTGCTGCCTGCTGAAGGAGTGGACAGGGCTCCGTGATGCCTACCTTGAAACGCGGGACTTCAAG GGCTCTGAAGAAGGCAACACCATGGTACCCAAGAACTGCTACGTCAGCCAGCAGGAGCTGAAGCCGTTTCCCTTTGGTGTCCGCATTGACTACATGCTTTACAAG GCAGTTTCCGGGTTTTACATCTCCTGTAAGAGTCTTGAAACCACTACAGGCAACGACCCTTACAGCGGCACCCCCCTCTCTGATCACGAAGCCCTGATGGCTACTCTGTTTGTGAGGCACAGCCCCCCACAGCAGAGCCCCCACTCTACCCACA GACCAGCAGAGAGGTCGCCGTTGATGAGTGTGCTCAAGGAGGCCTGGACGGAGCTGGGTCTGGGCATGGCTCAGGCTCGCTGGTGGGCTGCCTTCGCTAGCTATGTGATTGGCCTGGGGCTGCTTCTCCTGGCACTGCTGTGTGTCCTGGCggctggaggaggggccaggGAAGCTGCCATACTGCTCTGGACCCCCAGCGTAGGGCTGGTGCTGTGGGCAGGTGCGTTCTACCTCTTCCACGTGCAGGAGGTCAATGGCTTGTATAGGGCCCACGCAGAGCTCCAGCATGTGCTAGGAAGGGCAAGGGAGGCCCAGGACCTGGGCCCAGAGCCTCAGCCAGCCCTACTCCTGGGGCAGCAGGAGGGGGACAGAACTAAAGAACAATAA
- the SMPD2 gene encoding sphingomyelin phosphodiesterase 2 isoform X1, with translation MQPSSPHPAPRSQGVGEPEPPKSTSGPSAGGPSGHITCLALPFLRGIPYLSKHRADRMRRLGDFLNQESFDLALLEEVWSEQDFQYLRQKLSPTYPAAHHFRSGIIGSGLCVFSKHPIQELTQHVYTLNGYPYMIHHGDWFSGKAVGLLVLHLSGMVLNAYVTHLHAEYNRQKDIYLAHRVAQAWELAQFIQCVSLGLNGEVGWDPGAGGEQGPSHGEELVREELPPHQRGSPSHTSKKADVVLLCGDLNMHPEDLGCCLLKEWTGLRDAYLETRDFKGSEEGNTMVPKNCYVSQQELKPFPFGVRIDYMLYKAVSGFYISCKSLETTTGNDPYSGTPLSDHEALMATLFVRHSPPQQSPHSTHRPAERSPLMSVLKEAWTELGLGMAQARWWAAFASYVIGLGLLLLALLCVLAAGGGAREAAILLWTPSVGLVLWAGAFYLFHVQEVNGLYRAHAELQHVLGRAREAQDLGPEPQPALLLGQQEGDRTKEQ, from the exons ATGCAGCCTTCCTCACCCCATCCCGCGCCACGATCTCAGGGTGTAGGGGAACCCGAACCTCCAAAGTCCACATCTGGCCCCAGCGCTGGTGGTCCCAGCGGTCACATCACCTGCCTCGCTCTTCCCTTCCTTAGGGGCATTCCCTACTTAAGCAAGCACCGGGCCGACCGCATGAGGCGCCTGGGCGACTTTCTGAACCAGGAGAGCTTCGACCTGGCTTTGCTGGAGGAG GTGTGGAGTGAGCAGGACTTCCAGTACCTGAGACAGAAGCTGTCACCCACCTACCCGGCTGCACACCACTTCCGGAG CGGAATCATTGGCAGTGGCCTCTGTGTCTTCTCCAAACACCCAATCCAGGAGCTCACCCAGCACGTCTACACCCTCAATGGCTACCCCTACATG ATCCATCATGGTGACTGGTTCAGTGGGAAGGCTGTGGGGCTGCTGGTGCTCCATCTAAGCGGCATGGTGCTCAACGCCTATGTGACCCAT CTCCATGCCGAATACAATCGACAGAAGGACATCTACCTAGCACATCGCGTGGCCCAAGCTTGGGAACTGGCCCAGTTCATCCAGTGTGTGAGCCTGGGTTTGAACGGGGAAGTGGGATGGgacccaggggctgggggtgaaCAAGGCCCCAGTCATGGGGAAGAGCTGGTGAGGGAAGAACTCCCGCCTCACCAACGTGGTTCCCCCAGCCACACATCCAAGAAGGCAGATGTAGTTCTGTTGTGTGGAGACCTCAACATGCACCCGGAAGACCTGGGCTGCTGCCTGCTGAAGGAGTGGACAGGGCTCCGTGATGCCTACCTTGAAACGCGGGACTTCAAG GGCTCTGAAGAAGGCAACACCATGGTACCCAAGAACTGCTACGTCAGCCAGCAGGAGCTGAAGCCGTTTCCCTTTGGTGTCCGCATTGACTACATGCTTTACAAG GCAGTTTCCGGGTTTTACATCTCCTGTAAGAGTCTTGAAACCACTACAGGCAACGACCCTTACAGCGGCACCCCCCTCTCTGATCACGAAGCCCTGATGGCTACTCTGTTTGTGAGGCACAGCCCCCCACAGCAGAGCCCCCACTCTACCCACA GACCAGCAGAGAGGTCGCCGTTGATGAGTGTGCTCAAGGAGGCCTGGACGGAGCTGGGTCTGGGCATGGCTCAGGCTCGCTGGTGGGCTGCCTTCGCTAGCTATGTGATTGGCCTGGGGCTGCTTCTCCTGGCACTGCTGTGTGTCCTGGCggctggaggaggggccaggGAAGCTGCCATACTGCTCTGGACCCCCAGCGTAGGGCTGGTGCTGTGGGCAGGTGCGTTCTACCTCTTCCACGTGCAGGAGGTCAATGGCTTGTATAGGGCCCACGCAGAGCTCCAGCATGTGCTAGGAAGGGCAAGGGAGGCCCAGGACCTGGGCCCAGAGCCTCAGCCAGCCCTACTCCTGGGGCAGCAGGAGGGGGACAGAACTAAAGAACAATAA
- the SMPD2 gene encoding sphingomyelin phosphodiesterase 2 isoform X3 gives MQPSSPHPAPRSQGVGEPEPPKSTSGPSAGGPSGHITCLALPFLRGIPYLSKHRADRMRRLGDFLNQESFDLALLEEVWSEQDFQYLRQKLSPTYPAAHHFRSGIIGSGLCVFSKHPIQELTQHVYTLNGYPYMIHHGDWFSGKAVGLLVLHLSGMVLNAYVTHLHAEYNRQKDIYLAHRVAQAWELAQFIHHTSKKADVVLLCGDLNMHPEDLGCCLLKEWTGLRDAYLETRDFKGSEEGNTMVPKNCYVSQQELKPFPFGVRIDYMLYKAVSGFYISCKSLETTTGNDPYSGTPLSDHEALMATLFVRHSPPQQSPHSTHRPAERSPLMSVLKEAWTELGLGMAQARWWAAFASYVIGLGLLLLALLCVLAAGGGAREAAILLWTPSVGLVLWAGAFYLFHVQEVNGLYRAHAELQHVLGRAREAQDLGPEPQPALLLGQQEGDRTKEQ, from the exons ATGCAGCCTTCCTCACCCCATCCCGCGCCACGATCTCAGGGTGTAGGGGAACCCGAACCTCCAAAGTCCACATCTGGCCCCAGCGCTGGTGGTCCCAGCGGTCACATCACCTGCCTCGCTCTTCCCTTCCTTAGGGGCATTCCCTACTTAAGCAAGCACCGGGCCGACCGCATGAGGCGCCTGGGCGACTTTCTGAACCAGGAGAGCTTCGACCTGGCTTTGCTGGAGGAG GTGTGGAGTGAGCAGGACTTCCAGTACCTGAGACAGAAGCTGTCACCCACCTACCCGGCTGCACACCACTTCCGGAG CGGAATCATTGGCAGTGGCCTCTGTGTCTTCTCCAAACACCCAATCCAGGAGCTCACCCAGCACGTCTACACCCTCAATGGCTACCCCTACATG ATCCATCATGGTGACTGGTTCAGTGGGAAGGCTGTGGGGCTGCTGGTGCTCCATCTAAGCGGCATGGTGCTCAACGCCTATGTGACCCAT CTCCATGCCGAATACAATCGACAGAAGGACATCTACCTAGCACATCGCGTGGCCCAAGCTTGGGAACTGGCCCAGTTCATCCA CCACACATCCAAGAAGGCAGATGTAGTTCTGTTGTGTGGAGACCTCAACATGCACCCGGAAGACCTGGGCTGCTGCCTGCTGAAGGAGTGGACAGGGCTCCGTGATGCCTACCTTGAAACGCGGGACTTCAAG GGCTCTGAAGAAGGCAACACCATGGTACCCAAGAACTGCTACGTCAGCCAGCAGGAGCTGAAGCCGTTTCCCTTTGGTGTCCGCATTGACTACATGCTTTACAAG GCAGTTTCCGGGTTTTACATCTCCTGTAAGAGTCTTGAAACCACTACAGGCAACGACCCTTACAGCGGCACCCCCCTCTCTGATCACGAAGCCCTGATGGCTACTCTGTTTGTGAGGCACAGCCCCCCACAGCAGAGCCCCCACTCTACCCACA GACCAGCAGAGAGGTCGCCGTTGATGAGTGTGCTCAAGGAGGCCTGGACGGAGCTGGGTCTGGGCATGGCTCAGGCTCGCTGGTGGGCTGCCTTCGCTAGCTATGTGATTGGCCTGGGGCTGCTTCTCCTGGCACTGCTGTGTGTCCTGGCggctggaggaggggccaggGAAGCTGCCATACTGCTCTGGACCCCCAGCGTAGGGCTGGTGCTGTGGGCAGGTGCGTTCTACCTCTTCCACGTGCAGGAGGTCAATGGCTTGTATAGGGCCCACGCAGAGCTCCAGCATGTGCTAGGAAGGGCAAGGGAGGCCCAGGACCTGGGCCCAGAGCCTCAGCCAGCCCTACTCCTGGGGCAGCAGGAGGGGGACAGAACTAAAGAACAATAA